One genomic window of Gemmatimonadales bacterium includes the following:
- a CDS encoding oxidoreductase: MALASHSAVVIGATGLVGREILKQLVARPEFERVTAAIRRPLPDDLQNPKLQTALIDFERLDERPGVFQASHVFCAMGTTIKQAGSRERFRQVDFGYPVRVAELARAAGARHLLLVSSVGASPASRAFYLRVKGELEEAILALGFPSITVVRPSLLLGDRNEFRLGEAIAARLAWALPRKYRAVHVRDVARALVDAAVEDRPGVQIIENPDISA; encoded by the coding sequence ATGGCACTGGCGTCTCACTCCGCGGTCGTGATCGGCGCCACCGGGCTGGTGGGCCGTGAGATCCTGAAGCAACTCGTCGCCCGGCCCGAGTTCGAGAGGGTCACTGCGGCAATCCGTCGGCCCTTGCCGGACGACCTGCAGAATCCCAAGCTGCAGACCGCCCTGATCGACTTCGAGCGCCTCGACGAGCGGCCCGGGGTGTTTCAGGCCAGTCACGTGTTCTGCGCCATGGGCACCACCATCAAACAAGCTGGCAGCCGGGAACGATTCCGACAGGTGGATTTTGGTTATCCCGTGCGGGTGGCCGAGCTGGCCCGGGCGGCAGGCGCGCGCCACCTCCTGCTGGTGAGCAGCGTGGGCGCCAGCCCCGCGTCGCGAGCATTCTATCTCCGGGTGAAAGGGGAGCTGGAGGAGGCAATCCTGGCCCTGGGCTTCCCGTCGATTACTGTGGTGCGTCCGTCCCTGTTACTGGGCGACCGCAACGAGTTCCGTCTGGGCGAGGCCATCGCTGCACGGCTCGCGTGGGCGTTGCCGCGCAAGTATCGGGCAGTCCATGTACGCGACGTGGCCCGGGCACTGGTCGATGCAGCGGTGGAGGATCGGCCCGGGGTGCAGATAATCGAGAATCCCGATATCAGCGCTTAG
- a CDS encoding PQQ-dependent sugar dehydrogenase, producing MKTFRALSTVPVFLLLGSSACAQKPQEAAAAADAGRDCPPLETRERSAPGRPPAYPDQTRACAAPSNVAFTVTVITTGLEHPWAVEPLPGGDLLVTEKPGRMRIVSAAGVIGEPLGGIPAVDPRGQGGLLDVALSPTFETDRTVYWSYTEPRTGGNGTSVAKGVLSEDRRQVEGVRVILQTMPTYENNMHYGSRLAFGPDGMLYVTTGERSSIQTRPQAQSLGSHFGKVLRIKPDGGAPDDNPFVGQVGALPEIWSYGHRNIQSATFDSEGRLWEVEHGPQGGDELNLVEKGKNYGWPLATYGREYSGRPVPDAGTTYEGTEQPVYYWDPVIAPSGMEYYTGSAFPAWQGSLFVGGLRDARLVRLVLSNGRVIGEEHLLVDRRQRIRDVKQGPDGALYMVTDQTNGELWKLAPQ from the coding sequence ATGAAGACCTTCCGAGCATTGTCGACTGTACCCGTCTTTCTCCTCCTTGGGAGCAGCGCCTGCGCGCAGAAGCCCCAGGAAGCTGCGGCCGCCGCAGATGCCGGTCGAGACTGTCCGCCGCTCGAAACGCGTGAGCGCAGTGCGCCCGGCCGGCCACCGGCGTACCCGGATCAGACGCGAGCCTGCGCCGCGCCATCCAACGTCGCCTTCACGGTCACGGTGATTACCACCGGACTCGAGCACCCCTGGGCGGTGGAGCCGCTACCCGGGGGAGACTTGCTGGTCACAGAAAAGCCCGGGCGGATGCGAATCGTCTCCGCGGCCGGGGTGATCGGCGAGCCGCTGGGTGGCATTCCTGCGGTCGATCCGCGAGGCCAGGGCGGGCTGCTCGACGTGGCGCTGAGCCCGACCTTCGAGACCGATCGTACGGTCTACTGGAGCTATACCGAGCCGCGCACGGGCGGAAACGGCACCAGCGTTGCGAAGGGCGTGCTGTCGGAAGACCGTCGTCAGGTCGAGGGGGTCCGGGTCATTCTGCAGACCATGCCCACCTACGAGAACAACATGCACTACGGCTCCCGTCTGGCGTTCGGTCCGGATGGAATGCTCTACGTTACCACCGGCGAGCGCTCCAGTATTCAGACCCGTCCGCAGGCACAAAGCCTGGGCAGCCACTTCGGCAAGGTACTGCGCATCAAGCCTGATGGCGGCGCACCGGACGACAATCCGTTCGTCGGCCAGGTGGGCGCGCTGCCGGAGATCTGGAGCTACGGACATCGCAACATTCAGTCCGCCACCTTCGACAGCGAAGGTCGGCTCTGGGAAGTCGAGCACGGTCCGCAGGGCGGCGACGAACTCAACCTGGTCGAGAAGGGGAAGAATTACGGCTGGCCACTCGCGACCTATGGTCGGGAGTATTCCGGTCGCCCGGTGCCAGATGCGGGAACCACGTATGAGGGCACCGAGCAGCCTGTCTATTACTGGGATCCGGTCATTGCCCCCTCCGGCATGGAGTACTACACCGGCAGCGCCTTCCCCGCCTGGCAGGGCAGCCTGTTCGTAGGTGGCTTGCGGGATGCGCGGCTGGTGCGCCTCGTGCTTAGCAACGGCCGTGTCATCGGAGAGGAACACCTGCTGGTCGACCGCCGCCAGCGAATTCGCGACGTCAAGCAAGGTCCGGACGGTGCCCTCTATATGGTGACCGATCAGACCAACGGTGAGCTTTGGAAACTTGCTCCGCAGTGA
- a CDS encoding D-aminoacylase: MARLLLRALLMAVCLGSLDGAGRVLAQQYEVVLRGGTVVDGSGGPRFRADVALQGDRIVRVARDGIAPGSGQVEFDVAGLTIAPGFVDHHAHVATDIHNRPLAENFLFQGITTLLTPVHSGDTPWPLGAYLDRLRTAPNVGYFAGHTSIRRAVMGLANRAPTPGELEQMKAMVEANMRDGALGLSTGLLYVPANYARIEEVIELAKVAARHGGIYVTHMRDEARGLLVSVRETIRVAEEARIPVQINHHKAAGAGQFGWTRTTLAMIDSARARGLDVKHDVYPYTAGSTHSGVLFPGWALAGGVDSLRARVDDPRIRPKLEAEMLERMRLDWAGDELERIQFRVLPSNSAYNGKTMADLARDRGLAVNAVNGVQLAIELQLAGGFSAIYHMMDEADVVRVLQHPFAMIETDGDSVGYGRGFPHPRSYGAFPRVLARYVREQKVLSLEEAIRRMTSLSMEQIGQRERGLVREGLFADLVVFDADRIADLATYQDPHRFSVGMVHIFINGVPVLRDGSLTGALPGRVLRGPARP; this comes from the coding sequence ATGGCCCGATTGCTCCTTCGCGCGCTGCTGATGGCTGTTTGTCTTGGGAGCCTGGATGGCGCCGGTCGGGTTCTCGCTCAGCAGTATGAGGTCGTGCTCCGCGGTGGCACGGTGGTCGATGGATCAGGGGGCCCCCGATTCCGGGCCGACGTCGCGTTGCAGGGTGACCGGATCGTCCGCGTGGCTCGGGACGGGATTGCTCCGGGCAGCGGGCAGGTCGAGTTCGATGTGGCGGGACTCACGATCGCGCCGGGCTTCGTCGATCATCATGCGCACGTAGCAACCGATATCCACAACCGTCCGCTGGCCGAGAACTTTCTGTTCCAGGGAATCACCACGCTGCTGACGCCGGTGCACAGCGGTGATACGCCATGGCCGCTCGGTGCGTATCTCGACCGGCTCCGGACAGCCCCGAACGTCGGGTACTTCGCGGGGCACACCTCGATTCGCCGGGCAGTGATGGGTCTTGCCAACCGCGCCCCGACGCCAGGGGAGCTGGAGCAGATGAAGGCGATGGTCGAGGCCAATATGCGTGACGGCGCGCTCGGCCTGAGCACCGGGCTCCTGTACGTGCCCGCCAACTACGCCCGAATCGAAGAGGTGATCGAGCTGGCCAAGGTCGCGGCTCGGCATGGCGGGATCTACGTGACGCATATGCGCGATGAAGCCCGCGGCCTGCTGGTCTCGGTGCGGGAGACGATCCGCGTGGCCGAGGAGGCCCGAATCCCGGTGCAGATCAATCACCACAAGGCCGCGGGCGCCGGTCAGTTCGGTTGGACCCGCACCACGCTCGCCATGATCGACTCGGCGCGGGCCCGCGGCCTCGATGTCAAGCACGACGTCTATCCATATACTGCGGGCAGCACGCATTCGGGTGTGCTCTTTCCGGGCTGGGCGCTGGCCGGCGGCGTCGACTCACTCAGGGCTCGCGTCGACGATCCGCGGATTCGGCCCAAGCTCGAGGCCGAGATGCTGGAACGGATGCGGCTCGACTGGGCCGGCGACGAGCTCGAGCGGATTCAGTTTCGCGTGCTGCCGTCCAACTCGGCGTACAACGGCAAGACCATGGCGGACCTGGCGCGCGATCGTGGCCTTGCGGTCAATGCCGTGAACGGGGTCCAGCTGGCCATCGAGTTGCAGCTGGCGGGAGGGTTCAGCGCCATCTATCACATGATGGATGAGGCCGACGTCGTCCGGGTGCTGCAGCATCCCTTTGCGATGATCGAAACCGACGGTGATTCGGTCGGCTACGGGCGCGGCTTTCCCCATCCGCGCAGCTATGGTGCCTTTCCGCGAGTCCTGGCCCGGTATGTTCGCGAGCAGAAGGTGCTCTCGCTCGAAGAGGCGATTCGGCGGATGACGTCGCTGTCGATGGAGCAGATCGGGCAGCGGGAGCGCGGCCTCGTCCGGGAAGGGTTGTTTGCGGACTTGGTGGTGTTCGACGCCGACCGTATTGCGGACCTGGCAACCTATCAGGATCCCCACCGGTTCTCGGTGGGCATGGTCCACATCTTCATCAACGGCGTCCCCGTCCTCCGCGACGGCTCACTCACAGGCGCCCTGCCTGGGCGCGTGCTTCGCGGTCCGGCCCGACCTTGA
- a CDS encoding cysteine-rich CWC family protein encodes MTAPDSPDTSLCPLCQSGNECVMARPETAGNPCWCTGATIPAGLLSRVPPELAGLACICPACVEAYGIEATRAPGFDRT; translated from the coding sequence ATGACCGCGCCAGACTCGCCTGACACCTCGCTCTGCCCGCTCTGCCAGTCCGGCAACGAGTGCGTCATGGCTCGGCCCGAAACGGCCGGCAACCCCTGCTGGTGTACCGGGGCCACCATTCCGGCAGGTCTGCTCAGCCGGGTTCCGCCCGAGCTGGCCGGGTTGGCCTGCATCTGCCCGGCTTGCGTGGAAGCCTACGGCATCGAGGCGACCCGGGCACCAGGTTTCGACCGTACCTGA
- a CDS encoding AAA family ATPase, with translation MLPASAVMTPTSSPEPAPRLPPTPLSQFIGREHELDAIDELLGANRLLTLTGAGGSGKTRLAREAAVRLAARRDGVVWVDLAAVVDADQVVQGLVLALGMSEQAPDVAYERIAAAIGNRALLVVFDNCEHLVDAAAQVTEWLLTQCANVVVLATSREALGVMAETAWLVPPLAMAEAVELFVSRARGVVPNFTPSERHRAVIADICRRLDGIPLAIELAAARVRVLSVEQIAERLGSALNLLSAASRTTVPRHRTLRAAFDWSHSLLSEPEQILLRRLAVFPADFSLDAAEVIGSLAPLGSFDILDLLAGLVDKSLVVLESADNEARYRLLETVRQYAQEHLEAAGEGEALRRRHAQYFLSIAEEAAPVIFGGPPNREIVDRLLAEVPNFHAVAEWSLRSEEGPAYAFRLVWALHWFWWSRGPSEENWRLAVLLQRPTAVSLVTRVRAQVAFGHLALWQSKMDQAFGYLNEALISVQDLDEDRELLAYILIMRGAAFAIASEFDAAARDLERGVALAREHSRTVMACIGCHFLALCADHRGDLDQAIEWHRLESVYAKEAAHQGGIGHGLSGMALMLAVAGRQGEALPLYRQSLALHAAISDGWGITKGVEGIAACLVDADPDLAARLLGAAEAGRERMVYPMWPKEATLRDRAVAAILPQVGDRLSALWAEGRALSMDAAVALAQQETVADLLPRTAAVDPVLAEIEPAAAPPTPLVVRALGHLEVRLHGQPVEPAAWGSARARELLLMLLTNPRGLTKEQVGTALWPEASSAQLRNAFHVTLHRLRKALGGTDRVVSVDERYRLSPSLEVEFDAISFDRQMSAALTAARRSAADAPRLLEGALALYRGPFLEGESVGDWALEDRDRIERLFVDGAMMYAELLLAEGRYQEVETVCLRLLERDGLHEAAWRLRMTAHARRGARSHALRLYQELTALVERELDTEPDDDTTDLYQRIQAGEGV, from the coding sequence ATGTTACCTGCCTCGGCTGTCATGACCCCGACATCGTCGCCCGAACCAGCACCGCGGTTACCCCCGACGCCGCTCAGTCAGTTCATCGGTCGCGAGCATGAGCTCGACGCCATCGATGAGCTGCTCGGCGCCAACCGCCTGCTGACCCTGACCGGCGCCGGTGGCAGCGGCAAGACCCGGCTTGCCCGGGAAGCGGCAGTGCGCCTGGCCGCTCGGCGGGACGGCGTCGTCTGGGTCGATCTGGCCGCGGTGGTCGACGCCGATCAGGTGGTGCAGGGGCTGGTCCTGGCACTCGGCATGTCGGAGCAGGCGCCGGACGTCGCCTACGAACGAATAGCGGCGGCCATCGGGAACCGGGCCCTCCTCGTCGTCTTTGACAACTGTGAGCACCTGGTCGATGCCGCAGCCCAGGTGACCGAATGGCTGCTGACGCAATGCGCCAACGTCGTCGTCCTCGCCACCAGTCGGGAGGCGCTTGGCGTGATGGCGGAGACGGCCTGGCTGGTGCCTCCGCTCGCCATGGCTGAGGCGGTGGAACTGTTCGTGAGCCGGGCCCGCGGTGTGGTGCCGAACTTCACGCCGAGCGAACGGCATCGGGCCGTGATCGCGGACATCTGTCGGCGGCTCGACGGTATTCCACTGGCCATCGAGTTGGCTGCGGCCCGAGTTCGCGTCCTGTCGGTCGAGCAGATTGCGGAGCGGCTGGGCAGCGCGCTCAACTTGCTCAGTGCTGCCAGCCGAACCACGGTACCTCGGCATCGGACCCTGCGAGCCGCCTTCGACTGGAGTCATTCACTCCTGAGCGAGCCTGAGCAGATCCTGCTCCGGCGGCTGGCCGTATTCCCGGCGGATTTCTCGCTCGATGCCGCGGAAGTCATCGGCAGCCTCGCGCCGCTCGGTTCGTTTGACATCCTGGACCTTCTGGCCGGGCTGGTCGACAAGTCGCTGGTGGTGCTCGAGTCGGCCGACAACGAGGCGCGCTATCGGTTGCTGGAGACGGTGCGCCAGTATGCGCAGGAGCACCTCGAAGCGGCAGGCGAGGGCGAAGCACTCCGTCGGCGCCACGCGCAGTATTTCCTGTCCATTGCCGAGGAAGCGGCTCCGGTAATCTTTGGCGGTCCGCCGAATCGCGAGATCGTCGATCGCTTGCTGGCCGAAGTGCCCAACTTTCACGCCGTGGCCGAGTGGTCGCTGCGGTCGGAGGAGGGCCCGGCCTATGCCTTCCGGCTGGTCTGGGCCCTCCACTGGTTCTGGTGGTCGCGGGGGCCGTCGGAGGAGAACTGGCGCCTGGCCGTGCTGCTGCAGCGCCCGACGGCTGTATCGCTGGTGACACGGGTGCGGGCACAGGTGGCGTTTGGTCATCTGGCGCTCTGGCAGTCGAAGATGGACCAGGCATTCGGCTACCTGAACGAGGCCCTCATCAGCGTCCAGGATCTCGACGAGGATCGTGAGCTGCTGGCCTACATCCTGATCATGCGCGGGGCGGCCTTTGCCATTGCCAGCGAGTTCGACGCGGCGGCCCGCGATCTCGAACGCGGAGTGGCCCTGGCCCGGGAGCACAGTCGCACCGTCATGGCCTGCATCGGCTGCCATTTCCTTGCGCTCTGCGCCGACCACCGTGGTGATCTCGATCAGGCCATCGAATGGCACCGGCTGGAAAGCGTCTATGCCAAGGAGGCTGCGCATCAGGGTGGCATCGGCCATGGTCTGAGCGGCATGGCGCTGATGCTGGCGGTGGCCGGGCGACAGGGCGAGGCGCTGCCGCTCTATCGGCAGTCGCTTGCTCTGCACGCGGCGATCAGCGACGGATGGGGCATTACCAAGGGCGTCGAGGGCATCGCAGCCTGCCTCGTCGACGCCGACCCCGACTTGGCCGCCCGCCTGCTGGGGGCTGCGGAAGCTGGTCGGGAGCGGATGGTCTATCCGATGTGGCCCAAAGAAGCCACCCTGCGGGATCGTGCGGTGGCAGCCATCCTGCCCCAGGTCGGCGACCGCCTGTCGGCGCTCTGGGCCGAGGGGCGGGCGCTCTCGATGGATGCGGCCGTCGCACTTGCGCAGCAGGAAACGGTGGCCGACCTGCTGCCGCGGACGGCGGCCGTCGATCCGGTCTTGGCCGAGATCGAGCCCGCTGCGGCTCCGCCGACTCCACTCGTGGTGCGTGCGCTGGGGCACCTCGAGGTCCGGCTCCATGGTCAGCCGGTCGAGCCGGCGGCGTGGGGCTCTGCGCGGGCTCGCGAGCTGTTGCTGATGCTGCTCACCAATCCGCGGGGTCTGACCAAGGAGCAGGTCGGCACGGCCCTTTGGCCTGAGGCGTCCTCGGCGCAGCTCCGCAACGCGTTTCATGTCACCCTCCACCGCCTGCGCAAGGCGCTGGGTGGTACCGATCGAGTTGTCAGTGTCGACGAGCGGTACCGGCTCTCGCCGTCGCTGGAGGTGGAGTTCGACGCGATCAGCTTTGACCGTCAAATGTCTGCTGCATTGACGGCGGCTCGGCGGTCGGCGGCCGATGCGCCCAGGCTCCTGGAGGGCGCCCTGGCCCTGTATCGTGGCCCCTTCCTCGAAGGCGAGTCCGTGGGCGACTGGGCGCTCGAGGATCGCGACCGGATCGAACGCCTGTTTGTTGACGGCGCCATGATGTATGCCGAATTGCTCCTCGCCGAAGGGCGTTATCAGGAAGTCGAAACGGTCTGTCTCCGCTTGCTCGAGCGTGACGGGTTGCATGAAGCGGCTTGGCGCTTGCGGATGACGGCGCACGCTCGTCGGGGCGCGCGGTCACATGCGCTTCGACTTTATCAGGAGTTGACAGCGCTCGTCGAGCGCGAACTCGACACCGAGCCTGACGATGATACGACCGATCTGTACCAGCGGATCCAGGCTGGCGAAGGAGTTTGA
- a CDS encoding Ig-like domain-containing protein, with translation MSTLHYSWRAAVLALALAACGDSGTNPNPNPPPPPPPAPVAQVDVAGAADLLVGQSAQFTATTRDAQGQQLTGRTVVWSTSSGAVAAVSAAGIVSGVAPGAATITATSEGKTASLAINVSSVPVAAIVVTPAALTLQHTRDSALVSVITAADGTVLDRPVAWSSSAPTTVRVQAETGVVTALALGEATITALVEGKTATTTVTVVPRAVASVEIAVDALTLKLGADTTFTAVARDDRGVPITGAAKTWSSSNPAVVTVDAATGAVSAVESGTATISATSAGKSAHVVVTVVAPVASVTIQPVLDTLEAWTQPTLVAELRDAKGRLLTGREVTWTSSDPAIASVQNAGAAGSPWTVLGRDRGTVTVTATSEGISATATRVVVIKYYSVSVGTMHACNIASGGIVWCWGLNSDQGRIGSPVLGPTEFSSRPIQLTGGHKFAKISTYARTSCGITIDGEAFCWGTNAWGALGAGSNVSGSYLPLRVAGGHLFVDIATGSDHSCAIDDSGKAYCWGHNDWRQLGTGNATASNVPVAVAGNLTFRSIAAGSGAVCGVAVSGASYCWGANSIGQLGDGGKISYGNTFISLPNQVVGGHSFASIDLGNQFTCAVTTGGAGYCWGSNSGKLGIGSGTEYSSPQAVAGGHLFERISAGANHACGVTTVGDVYCWGSNGNGQLGNPIANGSSLPIKAAGTLKLREVDAAGIGTGSGAHTCAISRDRLTTYCWGRNDVGQLGNDATTAPAISNPTPSIVFQQRPLPWS, from the coding sequence ATGTCCACCCTGCACTATTCGTGGCGAGCCGCTGTGCTGGCCCTGGCGCTGGCCGCCTGTGGCGACAGCGGTACGAACCCGAATCCGAATCCTCCGCCGCCACCGCCGCCCGCGCCCGTTGCGCAGGTTGACGTTGCGGGAGCTGCCGACCTGCTGGTAGGCCAGTCGGCCCAGTTCACCGCAACAACCCGTGACGCCCAGGGTCAGCAGCTCACGGGGCGGACGGTCGTCTGGTCGACTTCGTCCGGCGCGGTTGCCGCCGTCTCGGCTGCAGGGATCGTGAGCGGTGTTGCCCCAGGTGCTGCAACCATTACCGCCACCTCTGAAGGCAAGACGGCCAGTCTGGCAATCAACGTGAGCAGTGTTCCGGTGGCGGCAATCGTCGTGACGCCGGCCGCCCTTACACTCCAGCACACCCGGGACAGCGCGCTCGTGTCCGTCATAACCGCCGCCGATGGCACCGTGCTCGACCGGCCCGTGGCCTGGAGCAGCAGCGCACCGACCACGGTGCGAGTGCAGGCCGAGACGGGCGTGGTGACGGCGCTCGCGCTCGGCGAGGCAACCATTACGGCGCTGGTCGAGGGCAAGACGGCAACGACAACGGTGACCGTGGTGCCGCGTGCCGTTGCATCGGTTGAGATTGCCGTCGACGCGTTGACCCTGAAACTCGGCGCCGATACCACGTTCACCGCTGTGGCTCGCGACGACCGTGGCGTACCGATTACCGGTGCGGCTAAGACGTGGAGCAGCAGCAACCCCGCTGTCGTGACGGTCGATGCCGCGACCGGCGCTGTGAGCGCCGTCGAATCCGGTACGGCAACGATTTCGGCAACGTCGGCTGGCAAGAGCGCCCACGTCGTGGTCACTGTGGTGGCCCCGGTGGCGTCGGTGACGATTCAGCCGGTCCTCGATACCCTCGAAGCCTGGACCCAGCCGACCCTGGTGGCTGAGCTGCGTGACGCAAAGGGTCGCCTGCTCACCGGTCGGGAGGTGACATGGACCTCGTCCGATCCCGCCATCGCATCAGTACAAAACGCTGGCGCTGCGGGGAGCCCGTGGACCGTTCTCGGGCGCGACCGCGGAACCGTGACGGTCACGGCAACCAGCGAGGGCATCTCTGCGACGGCCACCCGCGTCGTCGTGATCAAGTACTACTCGGTATCCGTCGGTACCATGCACGCGTGCAATATCGCGAGCGGCGGCATCGTCTGGTGCTGGGGCCTGAACAGCGATCAGGGTCGGATCGGCAGTCCGGTGCTGGGGCCGACCGAGTTCAGCAGCAGGCCGATCCAGCTTACCGGTGGGCACAAGTTTGCCAAGATCTCGACCTATGCGCGCACCAGCTGCGGCATCACGATCGACGGCGAGGCCTTCTGCTGGGGCACCAACGCCTGGGGCGCTCTCGGTGCCGGGTCGAACGTCAGCGGAAGCTACCTGCCGCTCCGGGTGGCGGGTGGGCATCTGTTCGTGGACATCGCCACGGGCAGCGATCACTCCTGCGCAATCGACGACTCCGGCAAGGCATACTGCTGGGGGCACAACGATTGGCGCCAGCTTGGCACCGGCAACGCGACTGCCTCGAACGTACCGGTTGCCGTTGCTGGTAACCTCACCTTCCGCTCGATCGCTGCCGGGTCTGGCGCGGTCTGCGGTGTGGCAGTCTCCGGCGCATCCTACTGCTGGGGTGCCAACAGCATCGGTCAGCTCGGTGACGGCGGCAAGATCAGCTACGGCAACACCTTCATCTCGCTGCCCAACCAGGTCGTTGGGGGCCACAGTTTCGCGTCGATCGATCTCGGTAATCAGTTCACCTGTGCCGTCACCACGGGCGGCGCCGGCTACTGCTGGGGCAGCAACAGCGGCAAGCTGGGCATCGGCAGCGGCACGGAGTACTCGAGTCCGCAGGCGGTCGCGGGCGGGCACCTGTTCGAGCGGATCTCTGCCGGCGCCAACCATGCTTGCGGTGTTACCACCGTCGGTGATGTGTATTGCTGGGGCTCGAACGGCAACGGTCAGCTTGGCAACCCGATTGCCAACGGCTCGAGCCTGCCGATCAAGGCAGCAGGTACGCTCAAGCTGAGGGAAGTGGACGCGGCCGGTATCGGCACGGGTAGCGGGGCGCACACCTGCGCCATCAGCCGCGACCGGCTGACTACCTACTGCTGGGGTCGCAACGACGTCGGCCAGCTGGGCAACGATGCGACGACGGCGCCTGCGATCAGCAACCCGACTCCGTCGATTGTCTTCCAGCAGCGGCCCTTGCCCTGGAGCTAG
- a CDS encoding IS481 family transposase: MNQHKLARLTPRGRQQMVDRVADGEPVAEVARQLRLSTVTVWRWWRRYQAEGAAGLQDRSSRPQRSPRATPRWRRRQIARRRAAGRSSLEIAAELQLPVSTVVQVQRRLGWRRLPPREPPPPIRRYERRVPGALVHLDIKKLGRIGRVGHRIHGDRRQRVRGIGWEYLHVAIDDATRLAYAALLPDETAASTTAFLQAAVTWFARQGVRWRALMTDNGGGYRSRVFQAARRQLRIRHVWTRPYTPRTNGKAERFIRTTLAGWAYAAAYRTSAVRATFLPQWLRYYNQERPHTALRFQTPQQRLAAKQ; the protein is encoded by the coding sequence GTGAACCAGCATAAGTTAGCACGCTTAACGCCGCGGGGGCGGCAGCAGATGGTCGACCGGGTCGCCGACGGGGAGCCGGTCGCCGAAGTGGCGCGGCAGCTTCGCCTCAGTACCGTCACCGTCTGGCGCTGGTGGCGCCGCTATCAGGCGGAGGGGGCGGCGGGGTTGCAGGATCGATCGAGCCGGCCGCAGCGCTCCCCGCGCGCCACGCCGCGGTGGCGGCGACGCCAGATTGCCCGGCGGCGCGCGGCGGGCCGCAGTTCCCTCGAGATCGCCGCCGAACTCCAACTCCCCGTCTCCACGGTGGTGCAGGTGCAGCGGCGGCTCGGGTGGCGGCGCTTGCCCCCCCGGGAGCCGCCCCCGCCGATCCGCCGGTATGAGCGACGGGTGCCGGGGGCGCTGGTCCACCTCGATATCAAGAAGCTGGGCCGGATCGGGCGGGTCGGGCACCGGATTCACGGGGATCGGCGGCAGCGGGTTCGGGGCATCGGCTGGGAGTACTTGCATGTGGCGATCGACGACGCGACGCGGCTCGCCTACGCCGCGCTGCTGCCCGATGAGACGGCGGCGAGCACGACCGCATTTCTCCAGGCGGCGGTCACGTGGTTTGCCCGGCAGGGGGTGCGCTGGCGGGCGCTGATGACCGACAATGGCGGGGGCTATCGGAGTCGGGTGTTTCAAGCGGCACGTCGGCAGCTGCGGATCCGGCACGTGTGGACTCGCCCGTATACGCCGCGGACCAACGGGAAGGCCGAGCGCTTCATTCGGACGACCTTGGCTGGCTGGGCGTATGCGGCGGCCTATCGGACGTCGGCGGTGCGGGCGACGTTTCTGCCCCAGTGGTTGCGGTATTACAATCAGGAGCGCCCGCACACGGCGCTGCGCTTTCAAACCCCGCAGCAGCGACTGGCGGCCAAACAGTGA